TGCCGAGTTCGCCCGGATCAGGCTTGCCCGGACCGGCCTGGAGTGCTTTCGTGGAGCGCATGGCCACCACGACCGAACTGCTCGACGAACTCAGGACGCTGATCGCGTCCCACGCGCGCGCGGACGGAGGTTCCACGATCGACGGGCTGCTGCTGTCCCGGGTCGAGACCGTCGAACCGCATCATTCGCTGACCGAGCCGCTCCTGGTGATCATGGCCCAGGGCGGCAAGCGGCTTCTGCTCGGTGACGAGGTGTACGAGTACCGGGCGGGCCAGTATCTGATCGTCACCACCGATCTCCCGGTCAGCGGCCACTTCCTCGGTGCCCGCCCCGACCATCCCTCCCTCGGTCTGGGACTCGTGCTGCCGCCGGGCGCGATCACGCCGCTGCTGCTGGAGAGCACGGCCCAGCGCCGTACGCGCGGCGCCGCCGCACCACCGGCCATCGCCACCGGGGAAGCCGGCCGCGAACTGCTCGACGCCGTGACCCGGCTGGTGCGGCTGCTCGATCACCCCGCCGACGCGCCGGTACTCGCTCCGCTGATCGAGCGGGAGATTCTGTGGCGGCTGCTCTCCGGGCCACACGGCGGCATGATCCGCCAGATCGGTCTGCCCGACAGCAATCTGACCCATATCAACCGGGCGGTCCAGTGGATCCGCGACAACTACGCCGAGCCCCTGCGCATCGACGACCTCGCCCGGCTCGCCGGGATGAGCGCCTCGGCGTTCCACCGGCACTTCCGCACGATCACCGCGACCAGTCCGCTGCAGTTCCAGAAACTCATCCGGCTCCAGGAGGCCCGTTCCCTGCTGCTCGCCCAGCCGAACGACGTCGCGGGCGCCGGGCACCTGGTCGGTTACGACAGCCAGTCCCAGTTCACGCGCGAGTACCGCAGGCTCTTCGGCGCACCGCCCGGCCGCGACGCGGCACGCCTGCACGCCGCGGCCGGTCCTGTCGAAGGCCGACGGCTGCCGTAGGAGACCGCTCCAGCAGACGAGTGTACGTTCGTACGCTCTGGCTGTACGCTCGCGCTCATGACTGTTGACGTGCTGCGCCCGCCTGCCCCGGCCGAGCGGCAGGCTCGGGCGGGTGTGGCCGTGCTGTTCCTCACCAACGGGGCGCTGTTCGCCAATCTCCTGCCGCGCTTTCCGCAGATCAAGGCGGACCTCGGCATCGGTAACGCGGCCTACGGACTGGCCGTCGCGGCCTTCCCGGCGGGCGCCATCGCGGCCGGTCTCGCGGCGGGGGTGCTCATCCGCCGGCTGGGGTCCGGGCGCGTGGCCGTGGCCGGCACAGTGCTGACCGGCGTGGGTGTGCTGGCCGCCGGTACGGCCAACTCCGTGGTGCTCTTCGCGACAGCGCTGTTCCTGGCCGGGGCGATGGACGCGATCACCGATGTGGCGCAGAACGCCCACGGGCTGCGGGTGCAGCGCCGTTACGGCCGCTCGATCATCAACTCCTTCCACGCCATCTGGTCCATCGGCGCGGTCCTCGGAGGCTCGATGGCCGCGGGGGCGATCGCGCTCGGCCTGTCGCGGGGGCAGCATCTGCTGATCTCCGGCGTGGTGTTCGGGATCGCGGCCTGTGTCGCCCTGCGGTTCTGTCTGACCGGGCCCGACACCGAACCGGCCGTGGAGGGGACGGACGCGGAGGCCGCGGAGTCGGTGCCACGGCGGGAGGAGCGTACGAAAGCGCATCCGCGTACCGCTTACGTCCTGGCGGCGCTCGTCCTCATCGCGGCGGCCGGCGCGCTTGTCGAGGACGCGGGCAGCTCCTGGGCCGCGCTCTATCTCTCGGACTCGCTGCATGCCTCGGGGACGCTGGCGGCCTCCGGCTACATCGCCCTGGTCGGGGCACAGTTCGTGGGCCGCATGATCGGTGACAGGCTGGTCGACCGGTTCGGGCAGCGTACGGTCGCACGCTCCGGCGGGCTGATCGCCGCGGTCGGTATGGGCCTGGCCCTGGCGGTACCGACGGCGAGCGGAACGATCCTCGGGTTCGCGGCGGCCGGGTTCGGGGTGGCGACGCTGGTGCCCGCGGCGATGCACGAGGCCGATGAACTGCCGGGTCTCAAGCCCGGGTCGGGGCTGACGATCGTCTCCTGGCTGATGCGGCTGGGCTTCCTGCTCTCGCCACCGGCCGTCGGGCTCGTCGCCGACGCGACGAGTCTTCGGGTAGGCCTGCTGGTGGTGCCTTTCGCAGGCCTGCTGGTGATCCTGCTCGGCGGGGTGCTGGGGCCCCGGCGGCGGGGGCCTGCCTGATTCGAGGACAGGCCCCAGGGTGTACGTTCGCATCCATGCCGATGGATCACTTCGGGCGAGACCCGCGCACAGACCCATGTACGGACCCGGTTCGGGCGCGGAACCACGTCGGCGCCTGCCGCTCCGCCCGTACCCTCTGAAGCCACATGGCCACCGGACACACCGACCCGCGGCGCCGCGAACGCATCATCGCCGCCACCCTCGACCTCATCGCCGAGGAGGGCCTCGCCCGCGTCTCCCACCGCAAGATCGCCGCGCGGGCGGGCGTGCCCCTGGGGTCGATGACGTACCACTTCAGCGGCATGGACGAGTTGCTGCGCGAAGCCTTCGGGCAGTTCACCGATCACATCGTCGCGGTCTTCGACGCCCATCTGTCCGCCCCGGCCGACCGCGATCAGGCGAGGGCGGCCGTGGCCGACCTCGTCCATATCCTGTCCGAGGGGCCGCAGCGCGACCTCGTCCTCACCCAGGAGCTCTACACCCTCGCCGCGCGGCGGCCGGAGTACCGGGAACTCACCCATGAGTGGATGCGCCGCAGCCGCGTCCACCTGGAACGGCACTTCGACCCGGCCACCGCCCGTCAACTCGACGCCCTCATCGAGGGGCTGGCACTCCACCGTGCCCTGGCGCGTGAACCACACGACCGCGAACTGACGCTGGAGGCCATCACCCGTATCACCCGCGTCACCGCACCCGAAGGGCGGACCGGGAGCGACTGAGAGGTGGTCAGGGCTTCTTGCCGAAGTCCTGCGTCCAGTACCTGCCGTGGGCGGTGCCGCCCTTATTCACGTAGCCGACGCCCATGTGGGTGAGCGAGCAGTTGAGGATGTTCGCCCGGTGGTCCGGCGACTCCATCCAGCTCCTGACCACCGCCGCGGGGCTCCGCTGACCCGCGGCGACGTTCTCCGCGAGCGACCTCCACCGGAAGTAGCCGGCGTCCTGCGCCCTGGTCCGCATGGTGCTGCCGTGCGAACCGGTGTGGCCGACGAAGTCGTTCCTGGCCATGTCCATGGAGTGCCGCTGGGCGGCCCTGCCGAGGGCGACGTCGTTGTTCAGTTCCGGGCAGCCGGCCCTGGCGCGTTCCTCATTGGTCAACTTGATGACGGTGACCCGCGGCGAGCGCGCCGACCCCGCGGGGGCGGCCGACAACGCGAGGGCCACGGTGGCGGCGGCCAGAACCGCGCCCAGAGAACGGGAAACTGAAATGGCTCTCTCCTCCTCGTTTCGGGGTGCGGCAGACGTACCCCGGCGACCATCCGCCCCTCTCCCGAACTCAACGACTCCGGGTCCCCGGCGATGCGGACGAGCCCCGACGAGTGACCTGTGCTGCGCCCGAACGGGCTGAGATCGCGCCGCTGACGATCACTGTGCGCCGCCGGGTGAAGAGGCGGGGAAGCGCCGTGGTGAGCGCGTTGAGCCGCCCTGACGCCACGCTCGGACGCCGGCCGCGGTCGAGCACCCGCATGGCGGTCCCGACCACCTGCTCCGGGGTCTGGTACCTGCCCCTGTAGGTGCCGCCGCTGAGAGTGTCGAAGAACTCCGTGCGGGTGAGGCCGGGTGCGAGACAGAGGACGCGCAGGCCGGTTTCCCGGGATTCGAACCACAGGGCCTCGGTGAAGTTGAGTACGAACGCCTTGCTCGCCGCGTAGACCGCCATGCCCGGGGCCGGTGTGTAAGCCGCCATGCTCGCGACATTGACGAGAATGCCGGTGCCGGCGGCGCGCAGCGGTTCGACGAGTGCGCGCGTGATGTCGACGAGGTTCGCCACGTTCACGTTGATCTCGTCGGTGAGGCGCTCGGGATCTTCGTCGTGGAAGGCGTTGTCGGTGGCGAATCCGGCGTTGTTCACCAGGCCGGTGACGGATATCCGCCGCTCGGCCAGAGCGGCGGCGAGTGCCCGGCCCGCTCTCGGCTCGCCGAGGTCGACGGCGATCGGGGTGGCCCGGATGCCGTGCGCCTCACGGAGTTCGGAGGCGAGCGCATCCAGGCGGTCGAGCCGGCGGGCCACCAGCACGACGTGGGAGCCGCGGCGTGCGAGTTCGCGGGCGAAGGCCGCGCCTATTCCGGAGCTCGCGCCGGTGACGACGGTGGTCTGGTGCGCGTAGTCGATAGCGGTCATGGCTGCACCATAGGCAAATACTTGCACTGAGTGCAAGAAGCGAACTGAGTGCGAATGACATAGGCTGGGTGAATGGCCGAACCACCCAGTCTTCGCGAGCGCACGCGGCGTGCGGTCCGGGCGGAGATCACGGAAACAGCGATGCGCCTCTTCGCGGAGAACGGCTTCGACGCGACCACGGTCGACCAGATCGCCACGTCGTCCGGCATCTCCCGTCGCTCGTTCTTCCACTACTTCGGCAGCAAGGAAGACCTCGTTCTCGGCGACACCGAGGCCCTCGGCGAGACGGTGCGCGCCGCGTTGGAGGCACGTCCGGCCGAGGAGCCCGCCTGGGCGGCGATCCGGGCCGCATTCCTCGCCCTCCATGCGGAGAAGGGCATGGAGACGGACGGGCTCACGGTCGCCCGGATGTACCACGAAGCGCCCTCGTTGCGGGCGAGGCATCTGGAGAAGCACCTGCGCTGGCAGGTCCTGCTCGCCCCCGACATCCAGCGCCGTCTCGGCCTGCCCGACTCGGCCACGCCCGACCCCCGGGCCCGCGCCTTCGTCGCGGCGGCACTCGCCTGCCTCGACGCGGCGGTCGACGCGTGGTGCGAATCCGACGGAGCGGCCGACCCCGTACAGCTCTTCGACGACGCGGTCGCGGCGCTCCGAGCCTGAGCCCGCCTGCCCGGCGCATTCCCTGGGCAGAAGCCCCCTGAGAACAGGGCGAGTTCACGTGGCAGAATCCCCGGTATGGGGTGGCAGCGGCTGGGGTCGGAAATCGTGCACCGGGGGCCGGTTCTGACGGTACGTCGGGACGCGGTGCGTCTGCCGGACGGTACGGCCGGCGTGTACGAACATGTCTCGGTCGATGACGGCGTACGCGTCGTCGCACTCGACGCCGACGGCCAAGTCGTCCTGGTCGAGGACGACTTCTACCTCCAGCGCCGCCGGATGCTTCATCTGCCCGGCGGCGGTACGGACGGGGAGAACCCCTACCGGGCCGCCCTGCGCGAGCTGGAGGAGGAGACGGGACTGACCGCCGCGCACGTGGACACACTGGGCGTGATCGACCCCTTGCCCGGCCTCACCACCGCCCGCACCCACCTCATGCTCGCCACCGATCTGCGGCCCGGCACGATGCGCAGGGACGGAGCGGAAGCCGGCATGACCGTCCACCGGCGTCCGCTGCCGGACGCGGTCGCGGCGGTGCGTACGGGAGAGATCACCGACGCCGCCAGCGCGACGGCCCTGCTCCTCGCCTCCCAGGCTCGCTAGGTCCTGTCCGGCGGATCTTCGCGGGCCCGTCCCTGGGGGGGCGGGCCCGTCGACACGTCCCGGGAGATCCTGGGCGGTCCGTCCGCGCCGGCGTTCGCGACGTCAAGGCGGCCAACCCACACGGCCGCGACTCGTTCCAGCTCTACGTGATGCGCGACCGCGACATCTCCTGTGAGCTCGTCGAGCGGGCCGCGAGGGCCGGTTTCGACACGGGGATCATGACCGGACCGGCGGGCGTCCCCTTGCGACTTGCCGTTTGACGGCGTCCACGCCGTCCTGCTGCGTCAGCCGGGCTCGGGCTCCGGGTCGGCCTGGCGGCGGGAGTGGGTGGCCGCCTTCGTGTGGATGTACAGCTCCTCCCGGCCGACAGGGGCTTCGCGGGCGGGGGGCAGCGGCAGTTCGTACCGCACATGCCGCTGGTGGTCGGCGAGTTGGCGCTGGACGTTGTAGACGCTGCCGAACTTCCAGAGCATGCGGGCGAAGTTGGTCTGGCCGCGCATCAGGTTGCGGCCGAGTACGCCCAGCGCGCCGAACGCGGTGCGCAGGCCCAGGTGTTTGCGGTTGATGACCGCCTGGGTGCGCACCAGTTCGCGGTAGAAGACGTCCAGGGGGAGCGTGGTGGGAACGACGGCGTGCTGGATGTCGAAGAGCCGGTAGTCACGTGTCGTGAGCTGGCGGGCCTCCGTGTGCCAGATCTCGGTGCCGGGATAGGGCGTCATCACGGTGAGGTGCACGATCTCCGGTACGGCGAGCGCGAATTCGCGTACCACCCGGAACCGTTCCTCGTCCCACGCGGGATCGACGATCAGGTTGATGGCCACCACGATGCCCATGCCGCGCGCCAGCTCCAGGGCCCGGAAGTTGTCGTCCGGGGTGACGCGCTTGCGGTAGAGATCGAGCCCTTCGGCGTCGATCGCCTCCATGCCCAGGAACATGTAGCGCAGTCCCAGCCGCGCCCACCGTTCGAAGACCTCCGTGTTCCGCAGGAGCACATCGCTGCGGGTCTCCAGGTAGTAGCGCTTGCGGATCTTGCGGCGTTCCAGTTCGGCGGCGATGCCGTGGCCGTGCTCGGGCCGGATGAACGCCACGTCGTCGACGATGAAGACGTTCGGTTCCCGGATCGACGCCATCTCCGCCCCGGCGGCCTGCGGGGACGCCTTGCGGTAACTGCGCCCGTAGAACGTCCACGCGGAGCAGAACGAGCAGTCCCAGGGGCAGCCGCGGGTGAACTCGATGGAGGCGCACGGGTCGAGCTCGCCGATGAAGTAACGGTTGCGTTTGCGCATCAGGTCGCGGGCCGGCAGAGGCTCGTCCAGGGTGTCCAGCAACTTGGGGGCCGGTCCCCGGCCCTCCGCGCAGACGACGCCGGGGACCGACTTCAGTCCGCCGTCCCGTGCCGCGTCCAGCAGGAGCGGGACGGCGGGCTCGCCTTCTCCTCTGACGATCGCGTCGACCGCTCCGTCGGCCTGCGCCAGCACATGCTCGGCGATGAACGAGATGCTGTGCCCGCCGAAGAAGACGAAGCACCCGGGGAACATGGCCTTGGCCTGGTGCGCGATCTCGATCGCCTCGGGGACATTCGCGAGGTAGTTCAGTGAGATGCCCAGCGCCTCCGGGGCGAATTCGGCCATCTCCCGGTCGAGGAACGAGCGGGAGAGCACCTGCAGGTCCACCACCCGGACCTCGTGGCCCACGTTGCGGGCCGCCGCGGCGACGCGTTCCAGGCCCAGGGGCTCCAGCCGCAGAAAGATCTCCGAATACATCAGCGCACTCGGGTGAACGAGCATCACGCGCATCTCAGTTCTCCCGCCGCCGACTACGAAATGAATACATCCATGCATTTCATCCCTGTTTATCCGTCAGATCTCAGCGGCGCGCCGCAGGGCGGTCCCCGAGGGGCGGGTCCCGGCCGTCGCACGCCGCGGCGTTGCCACAGGCCGCGGCCCGGGGGTCGATGGGGACGCCGTTGGTGCGCAGCACCTCACGGAGATCGAGGATCAGGGGGAAGATCTCGTGGTTGAGGTCCCTGCCCTGCTCGTCCCACGCCCGCTGCTCGGCCTCGACGGCCAGGCGGTCCTCCGCGAACACCCGCTCGGTGAAGCGCCTGATGAGCGGCCAGGCCAGCTGGAGGGCGCCGGGAATGCCCGGCTTCTCGATCATGAGAAGGCCGTAGGCGTGACACCTGCGCTGCTCCGCGTCCTCGGGGACGTACGCGACCCAGAGACGGAAGGCGGGATGGTCGGCGCCCTCCGGGACCAGGTCGAGCGTCTGGTACGGGTATCCGGTGCGGATGGTCATGACGTCGCTGGAGTTGCCTCCGCCGATGCCCTCGTTGGCCAGCAGGCCGGCGCCCCGGTTCCGTTTCCCCCCGGTGTGGGTGAACAGGTACCTGGCCTCCACAGACCGTGCGTCGGTCTCGTATCCGAGCAGCTCGGGGTGGAGCTTGCCGACGACGCCACGGTGGAGGAACTGGTGGTTCATGTCGAGCAGGTTCTCGTGCATGAACGAGTAGTGGCAGCGCACGGTCCGGGAGAAGGTCATGGTCCGGTACTTCGGCGAGCCGAAGGCCGGCAGCTCGGGCAGCGGGGTGGCCACCGCCTTCTCCGGGTCGCCGGGGAAGACGTACACCAGGCCGTACGCCTCACGGACGGGGTAACCGCGTACGCCACGCGGCGGGCGCCCGTCGCCTTTGGACAGATACGGGATCTGCGAGATACGGCCGTCGCCGCGATACGCCCACGCGTGGTAGCAGCAACGGAGCTTCTCGCCCTCCACGACGCCCATGCTGAGCGGCACCTGGCGGTGGGCGCACCGGTCCTCGATCGCGTAGACGGTGCCGCTGTCCCCGCGGTAGAGCGCGATGCGTTCACCGGCGAACGCGGTGGCGAGCACCCGCCTCCTGCGCACCTTCTTGGTCAGCGCGACGGGGTACCAGAAATCCGGGTGGGCCCCGACGAGCCGGAGGTCGGGTACGGGAATCGGGCCGGGCTGCGCCGAGGGCCGACCGCTCCCGGCCCTCTCGGATTCGGTCTCGGTCATACCTCTCCCTCACGCGGGGGCACCGGTGCACGGACGTCACACGTACGCCGGGCACCACCGACCTCGCCCATGCGGCGGAGGGGGCCCGGCACGGTCCATCCTGGCGGCCCGCGGCCGCCGGGGCCCTGCCCAGCGCGTCCGGTCGGGTGACCGGAGCGACGCCGCTCGAACAGCCTCGACGAACGGCGCCCTACGAGCGGACCTTCAGGCCGTCCAGGGTGAGGTCCAACAGGCGTTCCGCGCGCGGCCGTTGGTCGGGGCTCGCCGAGGTGAGGGCGATTCCTTCGAGGGCGGCGCTCAGGTCGGCGGGGCTGATGTCGGTACGGATCTCCCCGGCGGCCACACACGCGTCCATCAGGTCGGTGATGGCGGCCCGGATCATGTCCCGGCTCCGGCCGTAGGGGTTGTTTCCCGTCGCGGCGATGGCACGCAGAGCGTCGGCCATGCCGAATTTGGCGGTGACGTAGTCCAGGAAGAGACGGGTCCAGGCGCGCAGGGCCTCGTACGGCGGCTGCGCCGCGAGCAGACCGGGGACCGCGTCGCAGAGCTGGGCCACCTCGTTGCGGTAGACCGCCTCGATCAGGGCCTCCCGGGTGGGGAAGTTGCGGTACAGGGTCGCGCTGCCCACACCCGCCTCCCTGGCGATGCGCTCCAGATGCGCGTCCAGCCCCTCCTCGGCGAACACGCGCACCGCGGCCGCGAGGATCTTGTTCCTGTTACGTCGCGCGTCGGCTCGCAACGGGCGTTGTTGTGCGCTGTCGGCCATCAGCGGTCGCCGTTCCCCTCTCCGGTCCCACATCGACTTGCTAAACGGGGGCGCGCCCACTTAGTCTTGCGATAAGTGGTGACGCCTCCACTTCCACTCTAGGTCATGGGCTGACCTGCGTACATCACCCCTGGAAGGAAGCTGATCATGTCAGGGATCGAGGGCAAGGTCGTCGCGATCACCGGCGCAAGCAGCGGCATCGGTGCGGCGACGGCGACCTGGCTCGCCGAGAAAGGGGCCCGGCTCGTGCTCGGGGCCCGACGGGAGGACCGACTGACGTCGGTGGTGGACCGGATCACGGCGCGGGGCGGCTCGGCTGTCGGGGTCGTCGTCGATGTGACGCGCCGCGAGGACCTCCGGCGGCTGACGGACACGGCGGTTGACCGGTT
The nucleotide sequence above comes from Streptomyces sp. NBC_01716. Encoded proteins:
- the hpnR gene encoding hopanoid C-3 methylase HpnR — translated: MRVMLVHPSALMYSEIFLRLEPLGLERVAAAARNVGHEVRVVDLQVLSRSFLDREMAEFAPEALGISLNYLANVPEAIEIAHQAKAMFPGCFVFFGGHSISFIAEHVLAQADGAVDAIVRGEGEPAVPLLLDAARDGGLKSVPGVVCAEGRGPAPKLLDTLDEPLPARDLMRKRNRYFIGELDPCASIEFTRGCPWDCSFCSAWTFYGRSYRKASPQAAGAEMASIREPNVFIVDDVAFIRPEHGHGIAAELERRKIRKRYYLETRSDVLLRNTEVFERWARLGLRYMFLGMEAIDAEGLDLYRKRVTPDDNFRALELARGMGIVVAINLIVDPAWDEERFRVVREFALAVPEIVHLTVMTPYPGTEIWHTEARQLTTRDYRLFDIQHAVVPTTLPLDVFYRELVRTQAVINRKHLGLRTAFGALGVLGRNLMRGQTNFARMLWKFGSVYNVQRQLADHQRHVRYELPLPPAREAPVGREELYIHTKAATHSRRQADPEPEPG
- a CDS encoding NUDIX hydrolase, whose product is MGWQRLGSEIVHRGPVLTVRRDAVRLPDGTAGVYEHVSVDDGVRVVALDADGQVVLVEDDFYLQRRRMLHLPGGGTDGENPYRAALRELEEETGLTAAHVDTLGVIDPLPGLTTARTHLMLATDLRPGTMRRDGAEAGMTVHRRPLPDAVAAVRTGEITDAASATALLLASQAR
- a CDS encoding aromatic ring-hydroxylating dioxygenase subunit alpha, with amino-acid sequence MTETESERAGSGRPSAQPGPIPVPDLRLVGAHPDFWYPVALTKKVRRRRVLATAFAGERIALYRGDSGTVYAIEDRCAHRQVPLSMGVVEGEKLRCCYHAWAYRGDGRISQIPYLSKGDGRPPRGVRGYPVREAYGLVYVFPGDPEKAVATPLPELPAFGSPKYRTMTFSRTVRCHYSFMHENLLDMNHQFLHRGVVGKLHPELLGYETDARSVEARYLFTHTGGKRNRGAGLLANEGIGGGNSSDVMTIRTGYPYQTLDLVPEGADHPAFRLWVAYVPEDAEQRRCHAYGLLMIEKPGIPGALQLAWPLIRRFTERVFAEDRLAVEAEQRAWDEQGRDLNHEIFPLILDLREVLRTNGVPIDPRAAACGNAAACDGRDPPLGDRPAARR
- a CDS encoding MFS transporter, which translates into the protein MTVDVLRPPAPAERQARAGVAVLFLTNGALFANLLPRFPQIKADLGIGNAAYGLAVAAFPAGAIAAGLAAGVLIRRLGSGRVAVAGTVLTGVGVLAAGTANSVVLFATALFLAGAMDAITDVAQNAHGLRVQRRYGRSIINSFHAIWSIGAVLGGSMAAGAIALGLSRGQHLLISGVVFGIAACVALRFCLTGPDTEPAVEGTDAEAAESVPRREERTKAHPRTAYVLAALVLIAAAGALVEDAGSSWAALYLSDSLHASGTLAASGYIALVGAQFVGRMIGDRLVDRFGQRTVARSGGLIAAVGMGLALAVPTASGTILGFAAAGFGVATLVPAAMHEADELPGLKPGSGLTIVSWLMRLGFLLSPPAVGLVADATSLRVGLLVVPFAGLLVILLGGVLGPRRRGPA
- a CDS encoding SDR family NAD(P)-dependent oxidoreductase; this translates as MTAIDYAHQTTVVTGASSGIGAAFARELARRGSHVVLVARRLDRLDALASELREAHGIRATPIAVDLGEPRAGRALAAALAERRISVTGLVNNAGFATDNAFHDEDPERLTDEINVNVANLVDITRALVEPLRAAGTGILVNVASMAAYTPAPGMAVYAASKAFVLNFTEALWFESRETGLRVLCLAPGLTRTEFFDTLSGGTYRGRYQTPEQVVGTAMRVLDRGRRPSVASGRLNALTTALPRLFTRRRTVIVSGAISARSGAAQVTRRGSSASPGTRSR
- a CDS encoding CAP domain-containing protein, producing the protein MTNEERARAGCPELNNDVALGRAAQRHSMDMARNDFVGHTGSHGSTMRTRAQDAGYFRWRSLAENVAAGQRSPAAVVRSWMESPDHRANILNCSLTHMGVGYVNKGGTAHGRYWTQDFGKKP
- a CDS encoding TetR/AcrR family transcriptional regulator yields the protein MADSAQQRPLRADARRNRNKILAAAVRVFAEEGLDAHLERIAREAGVGSATLYRNFPTREALIEAVYRNEVAQLCDAVPGLLAAQPPYEALRAWTRLFLDYVTAKFGMADALRAIAATGNNPYGRSRDMIRAAITDLMDACVAAGEIRTDISPADLSAALEGIALTSASPDQRPRAERLLDLTLDGLKVRS
- a CDS encoding TetR/AcrR family transcriptional regulator, yielding MAEPPSLRERTRRAVRAEITETAMRLFAENGFDATTVDQIATSSGISRRSFFHYFGSKEDLVLGDTEALGETVRAALEARPAEEPAWAAIRAAFLALHAEKGMETDGLTVARMYHEAPSLRARHLEKHLRWQVLLAPDIQRRLGLPDSATPDPRARAFVAAALACLDAAVDAWCESDGAADPVQLFDDAVAALRA
- a CDS encoding TetR/AcrR family transcriptional regulator, translating into MATGHTDPRRRERIIAATLDLIAEEGLARVSHRKIAARAGVPLGSMTYHFSGMDELLREAFGQFTDHIVAVFDAHLSAPADRDQARAAVADLVHILSEGPQRDLVLTQELYTLAARRPEYRELTHEWMRRSRVHLERHFDPATARQLDALIEGLALHRALAREPHDRELTLEAITRITRVTAPEGRTGSD
- a CDS encoding AraC family transcriptional regulator is translated as MATTTELLDELRTLIASHARADGGSTIDGLLLSRVETVEPHHSLTEPLLVIMAQGGKRLLLGDEVYEYRAGQYLIVTTDLPVSGHFLGARPDHPSLGLGLVLPPGAITPLLLESTAQRRTRGAAAPPAIATGEAGRELLDAVTRLVRLLDHPADAPVLAPLIEREILWRLLSGPHGGMIRQIGLPDSNLTHINRAVQWIRDNYAEPLRIDDLARLAGMSASAFHRHFRTITATSPLQFQKLIRLQEARSLLLAQPNDVAGAGHLVGYDSQSQFTREYRRLFGAPPGRDAARLHAAAGPVEGRRLP